In Chrysoperla carnea chromosome 2, inChrCarn1.1, whole genome shotgun sequence, the following proteins share a genomic window:
- the LOC123291500 gene encoding ATP-binding cassette sub-family C member 4-like, which yields MYSGLLVLNTFIRALGSCHILKARQLLGMQVRIACCSLIYRKLLRLKISSLSQTSNGQIINLLSNDVNRFDRFFVFVHFILVSPIQFMIISYFLWQSVQISSLIGIAVLALMTLPVQACIGNLNGSFRKKISKLTDRRVLLMNEIISGIQVIKMYAWEKPFENFVRIARIKEINVLKYSNYLKGYSSASMNYTERLPMFVTAITYALLGNVITSEKLFSMTQYFSIVQTGMSFNFANAILLTSETLITIKRIKTFLLLEEIDSIDNETNNSNSAINGEIQITNYYASWIPDQKILQNITTVIHSGEICSIIGPVGSGKSSFLNAVLSEMHTDGGKLTISGTVSYSSQDPWLFSGSIRNNILFGLSYNEDKYKDVIEVCSLTKDLLQFPYGDQTIVGDKGASLSGGQRARINLARAIYRDADIYLLDDPLSAVDVNVGKHIFHECIEKYLKGKTRILVTHQIQHLQNVNHIIALQDGEIKSEGTYDELINYNAEFKHYLNKEICLRDEKSCLSYKDQELEQDTIADTSLTSYITNQNDPKKIENEKVETGKLEFKLFLYYIKAAGNMFEIMLFLILMVGNQIFCNSTDFWMSYWSNLEDKQIFSDKTKVILLNEFGDKDLNKVEYVKQENVLTRTEVMYVYALLILFVILTSISKALYFYKLCMRASINLHNKMFHSLLKAPMRFFDKNSIGRILNRFTKDMGAADELLPSALVQGAQISTTVLGSAILISILNPYLILPTLLLIFLFLKVQSIYLATAQDIQRLEGITRSPVFSHTSSSLSGLVTIRACKAEKVLKTEFDKHQDLHTSAWYLTLLCGLSLGLCVDLICVIYITIVTSSFSIVGNSVFSGSEVGLALTKALTLLFIVQYGIRQLSEIICQMTSVERILQYTKIETEGPFETAKDILPKKWPIDGAIHFKNVFMKYDTDQPSILKNLNVEIQSGEKIGVVGRTGAGKSSLISSLFRLSIIDGDIIIDDVNIQLLGLKDLRSSIAIIPQQPVLFSATMRFNLDPFEKFEDHTLWNVLEDVKLKHCITSLDFEIQSGGTNFSIGQRQLICLARAILKQNKILVLDEATANVDQLTDALIQQTIREKFRTCTVITIAHRLNTIMDSDKVLVMDAGQMVDFDHPRKLLENKNGIFYKLYQESNSLDVQNKKNS from the exons atgTATTCAGGATTACTTGTTTTGAACACATTTATAAGAGCACTTGGATCGTGCCATATATTGAAAGCTCGACAACTTTTGGGAATGCAAGTTCGAATTGCATGTTGTTCATTAATTTATCGAAag cTTTTACGCCTAAAGATATCATCATTATCACAAACATCAAATggacaaataattaatttactatcAAATGATGTGAATCGATTTGAtagattttttgtgtttgtacATTTCATTTTAGTGTCACCAATACAATTCATGataatttcgtattttttgtGGCAAAGTGTACAAATTTCAAGCTTAATTGGAATCGCTGTTCTTGCATTAATGACACTTCCTGTACAAG CTTGTATAGGAAATTTAAATGGATCttttcgcaaaaaaatttcaaaattaacagATAGAAGAGTATTattaatgaatgaaattatttctggaattcaagtaataaaaatgtatgcaTGGGAGAAAccctttgaaaattttgttcgaattgCTCGTATTAAAGAAATCAATGTTCTaaaatatagtaattatttaaaaggtTACAGTTCCGCAAGTATGAACTACACGGAACGTTTACCAATGTTTGTGACTGCAATTACATATGCATTACTAGGAAATGTAATTAcatctgaaaaattattttcaatgacaCAATATTTTAGTATAGTACAAACGGGAATGTCTTTTAATTTTGCGAATGCTATATTACTGACATCAGAAACATTAATTACAATCAAAcgaataaaaacatttctacTTCTGGAAGAAATCGATTCTATTgataatgaaacaaataattcgaattcggcaataaatggtgaaattcaAATCACAAATTATTATGCATCATGGATACCagatcaaaaaatattacagaatATTACAACAGTTATACACAGCGGCGAAATTTGTTCAATAATCGGTCCAGTAGGTTCAGGGAAAAGTTCCTTTTTGAATGCAGTTCTATCAGAAATGCATACAGATGGCGGGAAATTAACTATCAGCGGAACAGTGTCATATAGTTCTCAGGATCCATGGCTGTTTAGTGGTTccataagaaataatattttatttggattGTCTTATAACGAAGATAAATATAAAGACGTTATCGAAGTGTGCTCCTTAACAAAAGATCTTTTACAATTTCCATATGGAGACCAAACTATTGTAGGTGATAAAGGTGCATCGTTAAGTGGTGGACAAAGAGCTCGTATTAATTTAGCAAGAGCAATCTATCGTGAtgctgatatttatttattggacgATCCATTATCTGCTGTGGATGTTAATGTTGGAAAACATATATTTCATGaatgtattgaaaaatatttaaaaggaaaaactaGAATTTTGGTGACTCATCAAATACAACATTTACAAAATGTTAACCATATTATTGCTTTACAAGAT ggtGAAATAAAATCAGAAGGTACTTATgacgaattaattaattataatgccgaatttaaacattatttaaataaggaaATTTGTTTACGAGATGAAAAATCTTGTCTATCTTATAAAGATCAAGAACTGGAACAAGATACAATAGCAGATACCTCTCTTACATCCTATATAACAAATCAAAATGAtcccaaaaaaattgaaaatgagaaAGTTGAAACTGGAAAAttggaatttaaattatttctctactatatAAAAGCGGCTGGAAACATGTTTGAAATTAtgctctttttaattttaatggttggaaatcaaatattttgtaattcaaCAGATTTCTGGATGTCCTAttg GTCCAATCTAGAGGACAAACAAATATTCTCTGACAAGACTAAAGTAATACTTTTAAACGAATTTGGTGATAAGGATTTAAATAAAGTGGAATATGTGAAgcaagaaaatgttttaacacGTACAGAAGTTATGTACGTTTATGCTTTACTTATATTATTCGTTATTTTAACATCCATAAGCAaagctttatatttttataaattatgtatgcgagcttcaataaatttacataacaaAATGTTTCATTCATTACTGAAAGCTCCAATgcgattttttgataagaattcAATTGGTCGTATTTTGAATAGATTTACAAAAGATATGGGCGCAGCTGATGAACTATTACCTTCTGCATTAGTACAAGGTGCTCAG atTTCAACCACTGTCCTTGGAAGTGCGATATTGATATCAATATTAAATCCATATTTAATATTGCCAACATtgctattaatatttttatttctaaaagtaCAGTCTATATATCTGGCAACAGCACAAGATATTCAACGTTTAGAAGGAATCA cAAGGAGTCCCGTATTTTCACATACAAGTTCATCTTTGTCTGGCCTTGTGACGATCCGTGCATGTAAAGCAGAAAAAGTATTGAAAACGGAGTTCGATAAACATCAAGATTTACATACATCTGCTTGGTATTTAACATTACTTTGTGGACTATCGTTGGGATTATGTGTTGATTTaatttgtgttatttatataacaattgtGACATCAAGTTTCTCAATTGTTGGTAACT cTGTTTTTTCAGGAAGTGAAGTAGGCCTGGCACTAACGAAAGCATTGacgttattatttattgtacaataTGGAATTAGACAATTATCTGAAATAATTTGTCAAATGACCAGCGTGGAACGTATTTTACAATACACGAAAATAGAGACAGAAGGGCCTTTCGAAACTGCTAAGG atattttaccaaaaaaatggcCAATTGATGGtgcaattcattttaaaaatgtttttatgaaatatgataCAGATCAACCAAgtattctgaaaaatttaaatgtggaAATACAATCAGGAGAAAAA atCGGTGTTGTTGGCAGAACAGGAGCTGGAAAATCATCATTAATATCATCATTATTTCGATTATCGATTATCGATGGTGATATTATTATCGACGATGTTAATATTCAATTACTTGGATTAAAAGATTTAAGATCAAGCATAGCAATAATTCCGCAGCAACCAGTATTATTTAGTGCAACGATGCGTTTTAATTTAGAtccctttgaaaaattcgaagATCATACTTTATGGAATGTTTTGGAAgacgttaaattaaaacactGTATCACTAGCTTAGACTTTGAAATACAAAGTGGTGGCACTAATTTTAGTATTGGTCAACGCCAATTGATATGTTTAGCTCGTGCAATTTtgaagcaaaataaaatattagttttggaTGAAGCTACAGCTAATGTGGATCAACT TACTGATGCATTAATTCAACAAACGATTCGTGAAAAGTTCAGAACATGTACTGTAATAACCATCGCTCATCGTTTAAACACAATCATGGACTCAGATAAAGTTTTGGTGATGGATGCAGGACAAATGGTTGATTTTGATCATCCAcgtaaattattagaaaataaaaacggcatattttataaactatatcAAGAAAGTAATTCTTTAGAtgtgcaaaataagaaaaactcctaa